A genomic window from Armatimonadota bacterium includes:
- a CDS encoding DUF6784 domain-containing protein, which yields MSPAPNLHVLPWIGTGLAVALGLTLARERWIWFPFHAMGFAMANTYTAGNFWFPYLMAFIVKAFVLR from the coding sequence GTGTCCCCCGCGCCCAACCTCCACGTACTCCCCTGGATCGGAACCGGCCTGGCCGTCGCCCTCGGGCTCACCCTGGCCCGCGAGCGCTGGATCTGGTTTCCCTTCCACGCGATGGGCTTCGCGATGGCCAACACCTACACCGCCGGCAACTTCTGGTTCCCTTACCTGATGGCGTTCATCGTGAAAGCGTTTGTCCTGCGCTGA